A region of Salvelinus alpinus chromosome 24, SLU_Salpinus.1, whole genome shotgun sequence DNA encodes the following proteins:
- the btg4 gene encoding protein BTG4 isoform X2 — MKEEIAAAVFFVARLAKRHGSLDAESREGFAAALTSALFDTYKTHWYPHTPVKGQAYRCLRMNRAQLRDPVLERACLRSDVCYEDLGLPREMTIWVDPGEVSCRYGERSVPFCVMQLQSCHQGDKEFSRRIHNAVERAASDIQSGSSSDEEGGDTSMGSSCSSLSAPCPAPNPKPKTIPTVSNPNSVYQFSEFALVPPPPAWAAYSNRKAFPGEGYLHGPPSGGLFAQQHSSQFQPPKGFKPYRATSSFTGPRQDKYHWVSKNRS, encoded by the exons ATGAAGGAAGAGATCGCAGCAGCAGTGTTCTTTGTTGCTCGGCTGGCGAAGCGCCACGGTAGTTTAGATGCTGAGAGCAGAGAGGGGTTTGCTGCTGCCCTCACCTCAGCCCTGTTTGACACCTACAAGACCCACTGGTACCCTCACACACCTGTCAAGGGACAGGCCTACCG GTGTCTACGTATGAACCGAGCTCAGCTGAGGGACCCTGTGTTGGAGAGGGCGTGTTTACGGAGCGATGTCTGTTACGAGGACCTGGGGTTGCCACGGGAGATGACAATCTGGGTCGACCCTGGAGAAGTGTCCTGCAG GTACGGAGAGCGCAGCGTTCCCTTCTGTGTGATGCAGCTGCAGAGCTGTCACCAAGGTGACAAGGAGTTTTCCCGACGCATACATAATGCAGTGGAGAGGGCTGCCTCCGACATCCAATCAG GCTCTTCCTCTGACGAGGAGGGCGGTGACACCAGCATGGGTAGCAGCTGCAGCAGCCTATCCGCTCCCTGCCCTGCCCCCAACCCGAAACCCAAAACCATCCCAACAGTCAGCAACCCCAACAGTGTCTACCAG TTCAGTGAGTTCGCTCTAGTGCCACCCCCTCCGGCCTGGGCAGCTTACTCCAACAGGAAGGCCTTCCCTGGGGAGGGCTACCTTCACGGCCCCCCCTCTGGAGGGCTGTTTGCCCAGCAACACAGCAGCCAGTTCCAGCCTCCTAAAGGATTCAAACCCTACAGAGCCACCTCCTCATTCACCGGGCCCAGGCAGGACAAGTACCACTGGGTCAGCAAGAACCGCTCCTAG
- the btg4 gene encoding protein BTG4 isoform X1, translating to MKEEIAAAVFFVARLAKRHGSLDAESREGFAAALTSALFDTYKTHWYPHTPVKGQAYRCLRMNRAQLRDPVLERACLRSDVCYEDLGLPREMTIWVDPGEVSCRYGERSVPFCVMQLQSCHQGDKEFSRRIHNAVERAASDIQSGSSSDEEGGDTSMGSSCSSLSAPCPAPNPKPKTIPTVSNPNSVYQVTNQFSEFALVPPPPAWAAYSNRKAFPGEGYLHGPPSGGLFAQQHSSQFQPPKGFKPYRATSSFTGPRQDKYHWVSKNRS from the exons ATGAAGGAAGAGATCGCAGCAGCAGTGTTCTTTGTTGCTCGGCTGGCGAAGCGCCACGGTAGTTTAGATGCTGAGAGCAGAGAGGGGTTTGCTGCTGCCCTCACCTCAGCCCTGTTTGACACCTACAAGACCCACTGGTACCCTCACACACCTGTCAAGGGACAGGCCTACCG GTGTCTACGTATGAACCGAGCTCAGCTGAGGGACCCTGTGTTGGAGAGGGCGTGTTTACGGAGCGATGTCTGTTACGAGGACCTGGGGTTGCCACGGGAGATGACAATCTGGGTCGACCCTGGAGAAGTGTCCTGCAG GTACGGAGAGCGCAGCGTTCCCTTCTGTGTGATGCAGCTGCAGAGCTGTCACCAAGGTGACAAGGAGTTTTCCCGACGCATACATAATGCAGTGGAGAGGGCTGCCTCCGACATCCAATCAG GCTCTTCCTCTGACGAGGAGGGCGGTGACACCAGCATGGGTAGCAGCTGCAGCAGCCTATCCGCTCCCTGCCCTGCCCCCAACCCGAAACCCAAAACCATCCCAACAGTCAGCAACCCCAACAGTGTCTACCAGGTAACTAACCAG TTCAGTGAGTTCGCTCTAGTGCCACCCCCTCCGGCCTGGGCAGCTTACTCCAACAGGAAGGCCTTCCCTGGGGAGGGCTACCTTCACGGCCCCCCCTCTGGAGGGCTGTTTGCCCAGCAACACAGCAGCCAGTTCCAGCCTCCTAAAGGATTCAAACCCTACAGAGCCACCTCCTCATTCACCGGGCCCAGGCAGGACAAGTACCACTGGGTCAGCAAGAACCGCTCCTAG
- the hoatz gene encoding cilia- and flagella-associated protein HOATZ — MCESEPRAGVTEEERREAEQLETELDKYFFTVFDGSSPEDVSHAKQLWTSLSLLPPLESRLVNADIRQRLPIAPTNHDETLLVVGERLQEARHQKQRQEDRLQEARHQKQRQEERQRYMDMARQREETINMLHQQRKKRIQRETVSLLYKPRQRDRSERLALNPPEETDVEEVRRLQ; from the exons ATGTGTGAGTCAGAGCCGCGGGCTGGAGTaacggaggaggagaggagagaggcagagcagTTAGAGACAGAGTTGGATAAATACTTCTTCACAGTGTTTGACGGCTCGTCTCCTGAAGATGTGTCTCACGCCAAGCAGCTGTGGACCTCTCTGTCACTGCTGCCTCCGCTAGAGTCCCGCCTGGTCAACGCAGACATCCGCCAGAGGCTGCCGATAGCCCCGACAAACCATGATGAGACACTTCTGGTAGTCG GAGAGAGGCTGCAGGAGGCTCGCCATCAGAAGCAGAGACaggaggacaggctgcaggaggcTCGCCATCAGAagcagagacaggaagagagacagagatacatggaCATG gccagacagagagaggagaccatcaacatgctacatcaacagaggaagaagaggatccag AGGGAAACAGTCTCGCTCCTCTACAAGCCCAGGCAGAGGGACAGGAGTGAGAG gctgGCTCTTAACCCCCCAGAGGAAACAGACGTGGAGGAGGTCCGAAGGCTTCAGTAA